DNA from Candidatus Paceibacterota bacterium:
AAAGTTCTGATCCTGCGGCAGTAGTGCCGGCAGCGAGGGCTGCGCTTTGCAGAGAAGAGCGCCCCCCGACATGGGCAGAATCCGCTGGAGCGCAAATAAGTCGCCAATGGGTGTCTCACTTCGGTACGCGGCCCGGGTGTCCGGAGGCCGGCCGCCGCATGGCGCGGAGAGTGCTGTAGTGCAGGCGGTGCGCTGATCAACTGAGGCGCGAGAACAGAATATACATTATGAAGAAGCTTGCAGTGTTGTTACTGGGTTATTCGTTGACCTTCGGCTTTGCCACCCTGGCGGGCGAGGTTAAAGCAGCTGACCAGAAGTGGCTCGAAGCTGTCCAGAAGATGGTCGTCAAAGGCGAGAAGACCGTTTCCACGCCGAACGCGGACCGTGCCAATCTGCTGAAGGACTGGGCCTCCAAGAATAACTACTCAGTCAAGGTGACCAAGACCGAGGCTGGGTACAGCATGGAAGTCTCGAAGCAGCTCGCCCAGAAGTAATCCTGCAACTCAGTGGGAGTTGCCTGATGAAGCGGGCGCGGTCGCCGTGCCCTCTGCAACCACTTCCACTTCGATCCAGGGATACTTGTCCTCCTTGACGCCGCACCAGTAGAGGCGTCCCGAGTGCCTCCAGGCATCGAGGACGATCCCCTGTTCGAAAGGCTGTTCGCGAGCGGTCAGCACCACCGAGCTGTGCTCGCGCCGGGTGTTCAGCCGTGCCGCCCCCCGGCGCACGATCAGAGTCTGCAAACCCAGCGATTCCAGCTTGTCGGATAAATCATCCGCCCATTGATAGCACAGCCCGCGCCTTCTCAGCCCAACATTGACCAGCACATTGTGCCAGATCGGAGGCCGCACGATGCGGTATTGCCAGGCCAAATCGAGGCAGTAAGCGCATGCGGTTTCGGCGGTCAGGGTGGCTTCCTGCGCATTAACTGAAGACGACAAGCCGCGCAACAGCCAGGTCAGGTCCGCCGGCGCGTCTGCACGATGCCCGGGAGAGGCGCAGCCCGCCAGCAGCAAGACGCACAGCCACGTCGTGATGAGAACCAGCCGGGCGCCACGCCCGGCCACGCCAGCCGCCAAGGTCAATCTCCTCAAGCGCACTACTCTGCCGCCTTGTCCGCAGGGCTGTTGCGAGCGGAGGTCACGCCGGTTTGAGCTGTCGCCTGCCTCACAACCGGCAGGAACTTCGAGAGTAGGTTCGTCTCGGTGGTCCGGCGGAGATACCGGGTGGCAGCGTTGTTGGTGCCCATTAGAATGATTATGGCATCGGCAATGGACAGGCCCTTGCCCGCCACTGCCGGCCCGGGACTCCGGCGGCTCAGTATAGTTGCGTAGCCTCGTCCTTTTGGATCGGCTGCTGGAATTGGTCGCTGCTGATGAACACTTTGAAACGGGCGTCGTCCGGTTTCAAAGCTCTGACGGTGACGCGCCATACGGCCTGCGCTTTGGGCTCGATCACGGGCAGGGTGTCCATGGTGACCGTGCGGTCCTGCCCCTGCACCGGGGTGGGGCCGGTGCCGGAAACAAACTCCTCCGATTCCGGCAAGGCGCAAGTGACCTTGAGGTTGGTGCCGGGGGCGGTGCCTTGATTGGTGACTTTAATCTCGTAAACCACTTCTTTGCCCAGCTCGATGGGATCATCCAGGTCGGCCGTCTCCAGCAGGATGGCGGGGATGCCGGCGACCTGAGTTTCGCACCGCGTTCTCACCACCTTCCCGGCCGAATCTTCCGCCGACCCGGCAAAGGCCATTTGCGCCGATTGCCCAGCCACCAACGTGGCGCAGACCTGCTTGGCAGTCATCGGCTGGAGCGCTCCAATGGACCACACCACAGTGCCTGCGGTGCCGACTCCCTGATCGGTGGCGCTGGCTACCGTGGCGTCGGCCGGAATGTCCAGGCGCAAGGTGGTTTGGGGTTCGACCGCGGTTCCCAGGTTGGTCACGGTGAGGCAAACGTCGAATCGCCGTTCCACAATGGCCTGACCGGGCGCGTTGCACCCGAGCGTGAGTTCCGGCTTGGTAGGTCCCAGGTCAACTGTGTAGAAATTGCTGCACGGCCTGGGGGTGATGCAGCGGTAGCGGCGGCCATTTGAGGTGAAGTCGAAAGCATAGGCGCTGACCGGGGCGGTTCCGTCCCAAAGCACGTCAATAAGCGCCACGGGCCTGCCGTTCTTGCGCGAGGACATGTAGGGCATGCGGGTGCCGACGGGCAGGCTCAGTTCGGTGATTGGCGCGCTGGCAGCCGCGCGGCGCAGGTCCTCCACATTCCCCTCCCATTGCGCCTGGCGAAGTATCTCCTCCACGTCCGCTTTGAGCTTCTCGTTGGCGAAAAGCGCGCGCAGCTGCTCGGGCTGCTTAAGCGGAGGCGCAAACCGGGTTGCGGGGTGGCCGAGGCGGACGGCGCGATGTTGCTGTGCCAGGGCCGGTGGAATTGCCAGCAGCAGCGAGGCTGCGGCCACAACGGGAAGGAGGTGTTTGATTTTCATGGCTGCCTAGAAGGACTGAGCGCCGCCCAGTCGAGGCTGGGCGGCGCTTGAAATGCACGGGAACCGCGCCGAACGATAGCCGGCTCCCGTCTCGTTACTCGCTCTTAGTAAACGTGCGTGCTCTCTTCCGCAATGACCGGCGACTGCAGCATGTCCGAGTTCAGCTCGAACCGCGTGCGTCCGTCGCCCGCCTTCACGCCCCGGGCCACGATCTTGTAGGTGACCGCTTCCTTGGGCGCCAGCCGCGGCACCGCCGGGAAGGTCACCGTCTGGCCGCTGATCGCGCCATTGCCCGTCGCGCTGACCGGCGCCAGCTCCGGCGCAATGGTCACCACCATCTTCACGTTGTTGTCGTCGGCGCTGCCCTGGTTGGTGATCTTAACCGTGTAGGTGGTGGTCTCGCCCGTGCCCACCCCCAGCGGATCCGGATCGTCTGCCTTCTCCAGCAGAATGGCCGGCACGCCCACTACCCGGGTCTGGCAGGTGGAGGAAACCAGCTTGGCGCAGGTCCCTTTGGCCGACGAGCTGAACTGGAAGCTGCCGGCATTGGCAGCCACAAACACGGCCGACACCTTCTGCGAGGCATTCGGCGCCAGCGAGGCCAGGTTCCAAGTGATCTTGCTGGCAGTAGCCTGCCCGCCGTCGGAAGCTGACTTCACGGTCAGCCCCGCAGGCACGGGAACTTCCAGCAGCGTTCCGGCCGCTGCCGTGTCACCCTTGTTGGCCACTGTGAACGAAACGTCGAACGGCCGCCCCATGTAACGCTGTTCGGGC
Protein-coding regions in this window:
- a CDS encoding DUF4197 family protein, with the translated sequence MARHRQSFETGRRPFQSVHQQRPIPAADPKGRGYATILSRRSPGPAVAGKGLSIADAIIILMGTNNAATRYLRRTTETNLLSKFLPVVRQATAQTGVTSARNSPADKAAE